In one window of Nitrospira sp. DNA:
- the nuoG gene encoding NADH-quinone oxidoreductase subunit NuoG, with translation MPDQKPETVRLTIDGTTVAVPKGTLVIEAARRVGVMIPHFCYHPKLKPDANCRMCLVEVEKMPKLQTACSTPVAEGMAVRTATTTVDDAHKSVLEFILANHPLDCPVCDQGGKCDLQDFSHQYTPTTSRFTETKRIFQKEYFSPLIETQMNRCVQCLRCVRYCDEIMDVKALAPVGRGTMTEIKHFGPHELDCEFCGGCIQICPVGAITSRLSMYEYRPWMLKRADTICTFCGDGCRITVQTKGNELIEVNSAHGAGRNNGDLCARGFFGFHASSHADRLTHPLIRREGRLVEATWEDALEYVAEQALRLKLAHGADAFGGLISSRCTNEDLYVFQKFMRQVIGTNRIDSSARYGHLNGVQALRRVQGTHRWTITFEDIVAANALLLVGTNITETSPITGLKVKEAVKKRQAGLITMEALQPAIDTLSNITNLALQHFPTHPAQFGNTVLGLIKAVIEGNLVDATLAQQAPAFVQRLTSALQGISWENLEAATGQTRTQWTETAKILAGANRLVILVGNGVLRHPGGDATVTNLLDLLILLGKLDKPGCGLGPLAEENNDQGAVEMGAVAEFIPGPAPLNDQPVRDRIATVWREELPRTPGASLTEMLAAANKGALKALFVVGENPVGTLPAAAQAKEALGKLDLLVCQELFLTETAAMAHVVLPACSYMEKDGTFTNSEGHVQGVRQAINPVGDSRPDWEMFSALSVLMGSPLEYGDAREILKEIRTVIPGYGLLGPTPTPPKLDQAILSRYLTEGFAGDAATRYAVSQPRQTGDSPFTLMFVQTLFHSGKLSTRSKGLLQLQQEGFLSINPADAARLGLADGGQVKVSNSRGAITTPVKIRERVPAGLLWFPEHFDGEAKQLAEWTIDPRTQIPYFKLAHVSLAKVS, from the coding sequence ATGCCTGATCAAAAACCAGAAACAGTCCGGCTCACCATCGACGGCACCACGGTCGCGGTTCCCAAGGGAACCCTGGTGATCGAAGCCGCGCGACGCGTCGGGGTGATGATTCCGCATTTTTGTTACCACCCCAAGCTGAAACCGGACGCGAATTGCCGGATGTGTTTGGTCGAAGTCGAGAAGATGCCGAAGCTCCAGACCGCCTGCAGCACGCCGGTCGCCGAAGGCATGGCCGTGCGCACCGCCACCACCACGGTGGACGACGCCCACAAGTCGGTTCTGGAATTCATCCTGGCTAACCATCCACTGGATTGTCCGGTCTGCGACCAGGGCGGGAAATGCGACCTCCAGGATTTCTCGCATCAATACACTCCGACGACCAGCCGGTTTACCGAAACCAAACGCATCTTCCAGAAAGAGTACTTCAGCCCCCTCATCGAAACGCAAATGAACCGCTGCGTGCAGTGTTTGCGCTGCGTCCGGTATTGCGATGAAATCATGGACGTGAAGGCGCTAGCTCCGGTGGGGCGCGGCACCATGACCGAGATCAAACACTTCGGTCCGCATGAGCTCGATTGCGAATTCTGCGGCGGCTGTATTCAGATCTGTCCGGTCGGCGCCATTACGAGCCGGCTCTCCATGTATGAGTATCGGCCCTGGATGCTCAAGCGGGCCGACACGATCTGCACCTTCTGCGGCGATGGCTGCCGGATCACTGTGCAGACCAAGGGCAATGAACTGATCGAGGTGAATTCCGCACACGGAGCCGGACGGAATAACGGCGACCTCTGTGCCCGGGGCTTCTTCGGCTTCCATGCCAGCAGCCACGCCGACCGCCTCACCCATCCGCTGATCCGCCGCGAAGGCAGGTTGGTCGAAGCCACCTGGGAAGACGCGCTGGAATATGTCGCCGAACAGGCGCTCCGCCTGAAGCTGGCGCACGGCGCGGATGCGTTCGGCGGACTCATCAGCTCCCGTTGCACCAACGAAGACCTCTACGTGTTCCAAAAGTTCATGCGCCAGGTGATCGGCACCAACCGGATCGACAGCAGCGCGCGGTATGGGCACCTCAATGGAGTGCAGGCGCTCCGACGCGTGCAGGGAACCCATCGCTGGACCATCACGTTTGAAGACATCGTCGCCGCAAACGCATTGCTCCTGGTCGGCACGAACATCACCGAAACCAGCCCGATCACCGGCCTCAAGGTGAAGGAAGCCGTCAAGAAACGGCAGGCCGGTCTCATTACGATGGAAGCCTTGCAGCCGGCCATCGATACCCTGAGCAACATCACGAATCTGGCCCTGCAGCACTTCCCGACGCATCCCGCGCAATTCGGCAATACCGTGTTAGGCCTCATCAAGGCCGTCATCGAAGGGAATCTGGTCGATGCCACCCTCGCGCAGCAGGCACCGGCCTTCGTGCAGCGGCTGACCTCCGCCCTACAGGGCATCTCATGGGAAAACCTGGAGGCCGCTACCGGTCAGACCCGCACACAGTGGACGGAGACTGCGAAAATCCTGGCTGGAGCCAACCGGCTCGTCATCCTGGTCGGCAACGGTGTGCTACGCCATCCGGGCGGAGACGCGACGGTCACGAATCTCCTGGATCTGCTGATTTTGCTCGGAAAACTCGACAAGCCCGGCTGCGGACTCGGCCCGCTCGCCGAAGAAAACAATGATCAAGGTGCCGTGGAGATGGGTGCAGTTGCCGAATTTATTCCCGGGCCCGCTCCGCTTAACGACCAGCCGGTCCGCGATCGCATCGCGACAGTGTGGCGAGAAGAATTGCCGCGCACTCCGGGTGCCTCGCTCACCGAGATGCTTGCCGCCGCCAACAAGGGCGCGCTCAAGGCCCTGTTCGTGGTCGGAGAAAACCCGGTCGGCACCCTGCCTGCCGCGGCCCAGGCCAAGGAAGCCCTCGGAAAGCTGGACCTGTTGGTCTGTCAGGAACTGTTCCTCACCGAGACGGCGGCGATGGCCCATGTGGTGCTCCCCGCCTGTTCTTATATGGAAAAGGACGGCACCTTCACAAATTCCGAAGGCCATGTTCAGGGGGTTCGACAAGCGATCAATCCCGTGGGCGACAGCCGCCCGGACTGGGAAATGTTCTCGGCACTCTCTGTTCTGATGGGCTCACCGCTTGAATATGGCGATGCGCGGGAGATCCTGAAAGAGATTCGGACGGTCATCCCCGGGTATGGCCTGTTAGGACCGACTCCGACACCACCCAAACTGGATCAGGCGATCCTGAGCCGTTACCTGACAGAAGGCTTTGCAGGCGATGCGGCGACACGGTATGCCGTGAGCCAGCCCAGACAGACCGGCGACAGCCCGTTTACCCTGATGTTCGTGCAAACACTGTTTCACTCCGGGAAACTGTCCACACGCTCCAAAGGACTCCTCCAATTGCAGCAGGAAGGGTTCCTCTCCATTAATCCGGCGGATGCCGCCAGGTTAGGGCTGGCGGACGGCGGGCAGGTGAAGGTCTCGAACTCACGCGGCGCCATCACCACACCGGTGAAGATTCGCGAACGGGTGCCGGCCGGCCTGTTGTGGTTCCCCGAGCATTTCGACGGCGAGGCCAAACAGCTCGCTGAATGGACGATTGATCCCCGGACTCAAATCCCCTATTTTAAGCTCGCGCACGTGTCTCTCGCGAAGGTCTCGTAG
- the nuoH gene encoding NADH-quinone oxidoreductase subunit NuoH codes for MEIGLRLAVSLAQIAAVMGVVMLTVMVLTLAERKVLGWMQDRMGPMEVGPYGVLQPIADGLKLFFKEDIIPAGANKFLFTLAPILALVPAMIGFAVIPFGPSMTIELFGMQIKPFVISDINIGILYILAFASIGAYGIILGGWSSNSKYSLLGGLRSAAQVISYELCVGLAIVGVILLSGSLSLVKITEAQAGGFWNWFVIAMPFPQIFAFVVYVISAVAETNRVPFDLPEAESELVAGFFTEYSGMRFAFFFIAEYANMILVSCVAAALFLGGWNAPYPGTILGHLGLDSLAWIENVVWFAAKVYFFLFLFFWLRATLPRLRYDQLMRFGWKVMLPIALGNIVLTAIATYFFPR; via the coding sequence ATGGAAATCGGATTACGACTGGCGGTGTCGTTAGCTCAAATCGCCGCGGTAATGGGAGTGGTGATGCTGACCGTCATGGTCCTCACCCTCGCAGAACGGAAAGTCCTCGGCTGGATGCAGGATCGCATGGGCCCGATGGAAGTCGGCCCCTACGGGGTGCTGCAACCGATCGCCGACGGACTCAAACTGTTCTTCAAAGAAGACATCATCCCGGCGGGAGCTAATAAGTTCCTGTTTACCCTTGCCCCGATCCTGGCCCTGGTGCCGGCCATGATCGGGTTTGCGGTCATTCCCTTCGGCCCGAGCATGACCATCGAACTGTTCGGGATGCAGATCAAGCCGTTCGTGATCAGCGACATCAACATCGGCATTCTGTACATCCTGGCCTTTGCCTCGATCGGCGCGTACGGCATCATTCTGGGTGGCTGGTCCTCGAACAGTAAATACTCCCTCCTCGGCGGACTCCGCTCTGCCGCGCAGGTGATCAGCTACGAATTGTGCGTTGGCCTGGCGATCGTCGGAGTCATTCTCCTGTCCGGCTCGCTCAGCCTGGTGAAGATCACGGAAGCGCAGGCCGGCGGGTTCTGGAACTGGTTCGTCATCGCCATGCCCTTCCCGCAGATTTTCGCCTTCGTGGTCTACGTCATTTCAGCGGTCGCTGAAACGAACCGGGTGCCGTTCGACCTGCCGGAGGCGGAGAGCGAACTCGTCGCGGGATTTTTCACCGAATACAGCGGCATGCGCTTCGCCTTCTTCTTCATCGCGGAATACGCCAACATGATCCTGGTGTCCTGCGTCGCGGCGGCGCTCTTCCTCGGTGGATGGAACGCGCCCTACCCGGGCACCATCCTGGGACACCTCGGGCTGGACAGCCTGGCCTGGATTGAAAATGTCGTGTGGTTTGCCGCGAAGGTCTACTTCTTCCTATTCCTGTTCTTCTGGCTGCGGGCGACGCTGCCCCGCCTGCGGTATGACCAATTGATGCGCTTCGGCTGGAAAGTGATGCTCCCGATCGCGCTGGGCAATATCGTCCTGACGGCCATTGCCACCTATTTCTTCCCGCGGTAA
- the nuoI gene encoding NADH-quinone oxidoreductase subunit NuoI produces the protein MNVAVTTQPKRKPSFSDWLKTLTFYELLVGMKATLTHLLNYKPITLQYPHEKRLLPDNYRGMLALLRYDDGTEKCVGCDLCEAACPSRVIRVVSGEVPGEPTKRYSKEYYMDMTRCLFCGLCVDACPVDALGMTREFEWAVYDKRQLHLNKQQLLAIGDRSFPVREKRLELQHPNVAFFNVTFKHLPQKEN, from the coding sequence ATGAACGTCGCCGTCACAACGCAACCCAAGCGGAAACCGTCGTTCAGCGACTGGCTGAAGACGCTGACCTTCTATGAGCTCCTGGTGGGCATGAAGGCGACACTGACGCATCTGCTCAACTACAAACCGATTACGCTCCAATACCCGCATGAGAAGCGGCTGCTGCCCGACAACTACCGGGGTATGCTGGCCCTGCTGCGGTATGACGACGGGACGGAAAAATGCGTGGGCTGCGACCTGTGCGAAGCGGCCTGTCCCTCGCGGGTCATCCGGGTCGTCAGCGGCGAAGTCCCCGGGGAACCGACCAAACGGTATTCGAAGGAATACTACATGGATATGACGCGCTGTCTGTTCTGCGGCCTCTGCGTCGACGCCTGTCCCGTGGATGCCCTGGGCATGACTCGCGAGTTTGAATGGGCCGTCTACGATAAGCGCCAGCTGCATCTCAACAAGCAACAACTGCTTGCCATCGGCGACCGTTCGTTTCCCGTCCGGGAAAAACGCCTCGAGCTGCAGCATCCGAACGTGGCGTTTTTCAACGTCACCTTCAAGCATCTCCCGCAAAAGGAGAACTAG
- a CDS encoding NADH-quinone oxidoreductase subunit J, producing MDHIFFFYFAAVIVATSLLVVALRNPVYSALSLLIMFFHVAGLYVTLHAEFLAAVQIVVYAGAILVLYLFVVMLLSIKSEERYHNQLPVAGLLGVMLCTEVILLFIKSQTGGMAPAAAADPVAGPGNTEMIGEALYSTYLFPFEVASLILLVAMIGAIILAKKDINEPVQ from the coding sequence ATGGACCACATTTTCTTCTTCTATTTCGCCGCAGTCATCGTAGCCACCTCTCTGCTGGTGGTCGCCTTGCGAAATCCGGTCTACAGCGCGTTGTCCCTGCTGATCATGTTTTTTCATGTGGCGGGGCTCTACGTGACCCTGCATGCGGAGTTCCTGGCAGCGGTGCAGATCGTCGTCTATGCCGGCGCGATCCTGGTGCTCTACCTCTTCGTGGTCATGCTGCTGAGCATCAAGTCGGAGGAGCGCTACCATAACCAGCTCCCGGTGGCGGGATTGCTCGGGGTCATGTTGTGCACCGAAGTGATCCTGCTGTTCATCAAGTCGCAGACCGGCGGGATGGCTCCGGCAGCTGCAGCCGATCCCGTCGCAGGACCAGGCAATACGGAAATGATCGGGGAAGCCTTGTACTCGACCTATTTGTTCCCCTTCGAGGTCGCGTCGTTGATCCTGCTGGTGGCCATGATCGGGGCCATCATCCTGGCGAAGAAAGACATCAATGAACCCGTGCAGTAA
- the nuoK gene encoding NADH-quinone oxidoreductase subunit NuoK gives MAVPLSYYLILSGFVFLTGVVGVLIRRNIIVILLSVELMLNATNINFVAFSEYFHNVAGQVFVFFALTVAAAEVAVGLAIIIALHRSHSSIYVDDLNLLKR, from the coding sequence ATGGCTGTACCCTTATCCTACTATCTGATCCTGAGCGGGTTCGTGTTTCTCACCGGTGTTGTAGGCGTGTTGATCCGGCGTAACATCATCGTGATTCTGCTGTCGGTCGAATTGATGCTGAATGCCACGAATATCAATTTCGTGGCCTTTTCCGAATACTTTCACAATGTGGCGGGGCAGGTGTTCGTCTTTTTCGCGTTGACCGTGGCCGCGGCTGAAGTGGCCGTGGGCCTGGCCATCATCATTGCCCTGCACCGGTCGCATTCATCCATTTACGTCGACGACCTGAACCTATTGAAACGTTAG
- the nuoL gene encoding NADH-quinone oxidoreductase subunit L — MLYALIPFLPLFAFLIVGIGEQWIKDRAHLVAVPAMVGSFLLSLLALHDVATGQAINVPLYTWLTSGNLDIHIGISIDRLTAVMLILVTTVSTLVHIYTIGYMHGEPGYARFFAYIALFTFSMLMLVMADNLLQLFVFWEAVGLCSYLLIGHWYDRASACAAATKAFLVNRVGDFGFILGLFLVWYSFGSLDYATVFAHAQDLASKTTNILGPFGGSWDVSVMTMICLLLFTGAVGKSAQVPLHVWLPDAMEGPTPISALIHAATMVTAGVFMVARLSPLYNLSPTAMTVVALVGGLTMMLGATIALTQTDIKRVVAYSTMSQLGYMVMACGLGAYSAGMYHLLTHGAFKALLFLGCGSVIIALHHEQDMRHMGGLKDTLPVTYWTFLVGSLALAGFPLTAGFFSKDDLLVSSWSSGPLGQVLTICGLLTAGLTAFYSFRLVFVTFWGKSRVDPHHAGHVHEPSTTMTAPLLVLAVLSIVAGYLGIPAFLEPVFHGDGAAAHHEGSVAYGIMAVATLMGLTGIGAAYYLYVLNPGLPDRLAQQWRAAYELSLHKWYIDEAYDRSLVRPTLSAAQGLWKHVDVAIIDGAVNGVARAIAWGGWLIRLTQSGQTQHYALGMTLGAVVILTVYLLF, encoded by the coding sequence ATGCTCTATGCGTTGATTCCATTTCTGCCGTTGTTCGCCTTTCTGATCGTCGGTATCGGCGAACAGTGGATCAAGGACCGTGCGCACCTGGTAGCGGTTCCGGCCATGGTGGGCTCGTTTCTGCTTTCGCTCCTGGCGTTGCATGACGTGGCCACAGGCCAGGCCATCAACGTGCCCCTCTACACCTGGTTGACCTCCGGCAACCTGGACATTCACATCGGGATTTCCATCGATCGCCTCACCGCCGTCATGTTGATTCTGGTCACCACCGTCAGCACGCTGGTGCACATCTATACGATCGGCTACATGCATGGCGAACCGGGCTACGCCCGTTTCTTTGCCTATATCGCCCTGTTTACCTTCTCCATGCTCATGCTGGTGATGGCGGACAATCTGCTGCAACTGTTCGTGTTCTGGGAGGCGGTGGGACTCTGCTCCTACCTGCTGATCGGCCACTGGTACGACCGGGCGAGCGCCTGCGCCGCCGCCACAAAGGCGTTCCTGGTCAATCGCGTCGGCGACTTCGGCTTCATCCTCGGCCTGTTCCTCGTCTGGTACTCCTTCGGCTCGCTCGATTACGCCACGGTATTCGCGCACGCGCAGGACCTGGCCTCCAAGACCACGAATATTCTCGGGCCGTTCGGCGGCAGCTGGGATGTCTCGGTCATGACCATGATCTGCCTCCTGCTCTTTACCGGAGCGGTGGGGAAATCCGCGCAGGTCCCGCTGCACGTCTGGCTCCCCGATGCCATGGAAGGGCCGACGCCGATCTCGGCCTTGATCCACGCCGCTACCATGGTCACCGCCGGCGTCTTCATGGTCGCGCGTCTCTCGCCGCTCTATAACCTGTCTCCCACAGCCATGACCGTCGTGGCGCTGGTCGGCGGGCTGACCATGATGCTGGGCGCCACCATCGCCCTGACCCAGACCGACATCAAACGCGTGGTGGCCTATTCGACGATGAGCCAGCTCGGCTATATGGTGATGGCCTGCGGTTTGGGCGCCTACAGCGCCGGCATGTACCACCTGCTCACCCACGGCGCCTTCAAAGCGCTCCTGTTCCTCGGTTGCGGGTCGGTCATCATCGCCTTGCACCACGAGCAGGACATGCGTCACATGGGCGGCCTGAAAGATACACTCCCGGTCACCTATTGGACGTTCCTGGTGGGGTCACTTGCGCTGGCGGGGTTTCCGCTCACCGCCGGGTTCTTCAGCAAGGACGACCTGCTGGTCTCTTCCTGGTCATCCGGTCCCTTGGGCCAGGTGCTGACGATCTGTGGGCTGCTGACGGCAGGATTGACCGCCTTCTATAGTTTCCGTCTAGTCTTTGTCACCTTCTGGGGGAAATCCCGCGTCGATCCGCATCACGCAGGCCATGTCCACGAGCCCTCGACCACGATGACCGCTCCCCTTCTGGTACTGGCTGTCCTGAGCATCGTTGCCGGGTATCTGGGCATTCCAGCGTTCCTGGAACCGGTCTTCCATGGGGACGGGGCAGCCGCGCATCACGAAGGATCAGTCGCCTACGGGATCATGGCAGTCGCCACGTTGATGGGGCTCACGGGAATCGGCGCGGCCTATTATCTGTATGTGCTGAATCCCGGCTTGCCGGACCGGCTCGCGCAGCAGTGGCGCGCAGCCTATGAGTTGTCGCTTCACAAGTGGTATATCGATGAAGCCTACGACCGCTCGCTGGTCCGCCCAACCCTATCGGCGGCGCAGGGGCTCTGGAAACATGTCGATGTCGCGATTATTGACGGAGCGGTCAACGGAGTCGCTCGCGCCATTGCCTGGGGCGGCTGGCTCATCCGCCTGACACAGAGCGGACAGACGCAGCATTACGCGCTCGGTATGACGCTGGGCGCCGTGGTCATCCTAACGGTCTATTTGCTGTTCTAG
- a CDS encoding NADH-quinone oxidoreductase subunit M — protein MSSFPWLSLIVFLPLAGALLCLLVKAESARWLALGVTVADFVLSLPLWWLFDSSTAGMQFVERASWITSPPVQYSLGLDGISFPLVLMTTFLMPFCVTVSWTAIDKRVQLFMSMLLVMETAMLGVFVALDFVLFYVFWEAMLIPMYLLIGVWGGPNRLYAAIKFFLYTLAGSVLLLVAILALYFQGGHTFDILALSRGTYGASLQMWLFLAFFAAFAVKVPMFPFHTWLPDAHVEAPTAGSVILASVLLKMGTYGFLRFTLPMLPDATVSFTKPMIALSIIAIIYGAYMALAQTDIKKLIAYSSVSHMGFVTLGIFVLNIQGIEGAVMQMVNHGITTGGLFLCVGIIYERTHSRQIQDNTGLAGPMPRYAIFLMIFALSSLGLPGTNSFVGEFLVLAGTFVWSQFATALAALGVILAASYILWLMQRVVFGTPAAAHRAHLLDLNARETATLVPLIVLVFALGIFPNPLLSRMHASVTQLLAGHKAPAVAVKPQQTPVATDKPTATIAAMLSPSSSEQAAAR, from the coding sequence GTGAGCTCCTTTCCCTGGCTGAGTCTGATCGTCTTCCTGCCGTTGGCAGGAGCCCTGTTGTGCCTGCTGGTCAAGGCGGAGTCCGCCCGCTGGCTGGCGCTCGGCGTGACCGTCGCCGACTTTGTACTCTCCCTGCCGCTCTGGTGGCTCTTTGATTCCTCGACCGCCGGAATGCAGTTCGTGGAGCGGGCCTCCTGGATCACCTCTCCGCCGGTGCAATACAGCCTCGGCCTCGACGGTATCAGTTTCCCTCTGGTGTTGATGACGACGTTCCTCATGCCCTTTTGCGTCACCGTGTCCTGGACGGCGATCGACAAGCGCGTTCAGCTGTTCATGTCGATGCTGCTGGTCATGGAAACGGCCATGCTGGGAGTGTTCGTCGCCCTGGACTTCGTGCTGTTCTACGTGTTCTGGGAAGCCATGCTCATCCCGATGTATCTGCTCATCGGCGTCTGGGGCGGTCCCAACCGCCTCTATGCCGCGATCAAGTTTTTCCTCTACACCCTGGCCGGCAGCGTTCTGCTCCTGGTCGCGATCCTCGCCCTGTACTTCCAGGGCGGACATACCTTCGACATCCTGGCGTTGAGCCGCGGCACCTACGGCGCCTCGCTCCAGATGTGGTTGTTCCTCGCCTTCTTCGCCGCCTTCGCGGTGAAGGTGCCGATGTTCCCGTTCCATACCTGGTTGCCCGATGCACACGTGGAGGCGCCGACCGCAGGCAGCGTGATTCTCGCCAGCGTCTTGTTGAAAATGGGCACGTACGGCTTCCTTCGTTTCACCCTGCCGATGTTGCCGGATGCCACCGTGAGCTTCACCAAGCCGATGATCGCGCTCTCGATCATCGCCATCATTTACGGCGCCTACATGGCCCTGGCCCAGACGGACATCAAGAAACTCATCGCCTACTCCAGCGTCAGCCACATGGGATTCGTCACCCTGGGGATCTTTGTCCTGAACATCCAAGGCATCGAAGGGGCGGTCATGCAGATGGTGAATCACGGCATCACCACCGGGGGACTCTTCTTGTGCGTCGGAATTATCTACGAACGCACCCACAGCCGCCAGATTCAGGACAATACGGGCCTGGCCGGGCCGATGCCCCGTTATGCCATCTTCCTGATGATTTTCGCCCTGTCGTCCTTGGGACTTCCCGGCACCAACAGCTTCGTCGGCGAATTTCTCGTCCTGGCCGGCACGTTCGTCTGGAGTCAATTTGCGACGGCCCTGGCCGCACTGGGGGTCATCCTGGCCGCGTCCTACATTCTCTGGCTGATGCAGCGAGTGGTCTTCGGGACCCCGGCCGCCGCCCATCGCGCGCACCTGCTGGATCTGAATGCCCGCGAAACGGCGACCCTCGTCCCGCTGATCGTCCTCGTGTTCGCACTGGGCATTTTTCCAAACCCGTTGTTGAGCCGCATGCATGCGAGCGTGACGCAGCTCCTGGCCGGCCACAAGGCTCCGGCCGTTGCGGTCAAGCCTCAGCAGACCCCGGTCGCAACAGACAAGCCGACGGCCACGATCGCGGCGATGCTTTCTCCCTCATCCTCTGAACAGGCAGCAGCACGATGA
- a CDS encoding NADH-quinone oxidoreductase subunit N yields MTFPLQDLLTILPELIVIGTACLILALDPILEASKKDVLAWLTLGALAMCIGLTSSQMTGRVSAFSGMVVIDAYAAFWKLLLYIVTGLTVLLSLAYLKAERLSIGEYYGFILLALAGMMVMVSGADLLTIYLGTELMSLSLYVMAGLKRTEARSLEASAKYFVLGAFSSGILLYGISLLFGLTGSTGLSAIAAAITTHGTGDPLLSLALVLLAVGFGFKMAVVPFHMWTPDVYQGAPTSVTAFMAVASKAASFGAFLRVFVEGLGAASADWSILFTVICLATLALGNLVAIVQTNIKRMLAYSSIAHAGYALIGVVVAGGHSGEGASTGFASVLLYIAIYSFMTLGAFALIGMLRKEGQESEQIEDYAGLAKREPLAAFFMLVFLVSLAGIPPTAGFIGKFYIFMAAVNGGMTWLAIVAVIFAAISAFYYLRVVMVMYMREAEGSIATHSRLETSPALSLVLACALAGVVLLGLFPNGLWSLASQAAPLLK; encoded by the coding sequence ATGACCTTTCCACTCCAGGACCTCCTCACGATCCTTCCGGAACTCATCGTCATCGGGACGGCCTGCCTCATTCTGGCGCTGGATCCCATCCTCGAAGCCTCCAAGAAGGACGTCCTCGCCTGGCTGACATTAGGCGCGCTGGCCATGTGCATCGGCCTGACCTCCTCTCAGATGACGGGTCGTGTGTCCGCGTTCAGCGGCATGGTCGTGATCGATGCCTATGCGGCATTCTGGAAATTGTTGCTGTACATCGTCACCGGACTCACCGTGTTACTGTCTCTCGCGTATCTCAAGGCTGAACGCCTGAGTATCGGCGAGTACTACGGTTTCATCCTGCTCGCACTGGCCGGAATGATGGTGATGGTGTCCGGCGCCGATCTCCTGACCATCTACCTCGGGACGGAGCTGATGTCCCTCTCGCTCTATGTGATGGCCGGATTGAAACGCACGGAAGCCCGATCACTGGAAGCATCGGCCAAATATTTCGTGTTGGGCGCCTTCTCGTCCGGGATTTTGTTGTACGGCATCTCGCTGTTGTTCGGCCTGACCGGCAGCACAGGCCTCTCCGCCATTGCCGCCGCGATCACCACCCATGGCACCGGAGACCCGCTCCTCTCCCTGGCGCTGGTACTGCTCGCGGTCGGATTCGGATTCAAAATGGCTGTGGTGCCCTTTCACATGTGGACCCCGGACGTCTATCAAGGTGCGCCGACTTCCGTCACTGCCTTTATGGCCGTCGCCTCGAAAGCCGCCAGTTTCGGCGCCTTCCTCCGGGTGTTCGTGGAGGGCCTGGGAGCAGCCAGCGCCGATTGGTCGATTCTATTTACGGTGATCTGTCTGGCCACCCTTGCCTTGGGCAATCTCGTGGCGATCGTCCAGACCAACATCAAACGCATGCTGGCCTATTCCAGCATCGCCCATGCCGGGTATGCCCTGATCGGAGTCGTGGTGGCAGGCGGTCACAGCGGCGAAGGAGCCTCGACCGGGTTCGCGAGCGTGTTGCTGTATATCGCCATCTATTCGTTCATGACGCTCGGAGCATTTGCCCTGATCGGCATGTTGCGCAAAGAAGGGCAGGAGAGCGAGCAGATCGAGGATTATGCCGGGCTGGCCAAACGCGAACCGCTCGCCGCGTTTTTCATGCTGGTGTTTCTGGTGTCACTGGCCGGCATTCCCCCGACCGCAGGCTTTATCGGCAAGTTCTACATTTTTATGGCCGCGGTGAACGGGGGCATGACATGGCTGGCCATCGTGGCGGTCATCTTCGCTGCAATTTCAGCCTTCTACTATCTGCGTGTCGTGATGGTCATGTATATGCGCGAGGCCGAGGGCTCCATAGCCACCCATTCACGGCTGGAAACCTCTCCGGCCCTGTCGCTGGTTCTGGCCTGCGCCCTCGCCGGCGTGGTGCTTCTGGGTCTGTTCCCCAATGGCCTGTGGTCGTTGGCCAGCCAGGCTGCGCCGCTCTTGAAGTAG